The following are from one region of the Natronosporangium hydrolyticum genome:
- a CDS encoding sigma factor yields the protein MLGSPFDAEDAVQEIFLRAWRSRATYDPSRASRRTWLTASLRICASTS from the coding sequence ATGCTGGGCTCCCCCTTCGACGCCGAGGACGCTGTGCAGGAGATCTTCCTTCGCGCTTGGCGCAGCCGAGCAACCTACGACCCGTCGCGCGCGTCCCGGCGTACCTGGCTCACGGCATCGCTACGAATCTGTGCCTCGACATCCTGA